Proteins encoded in a region of the Gulosibacter sediminis genome:
- a CDS encoding oleate hydratase produces MYYSSGNYEAFARPRKPEGVENKTAWFVGAGLTSMASAVFMIRDGQLPGEKITILERLDLPGGALDGIKKPEKGFVIRGGREMEDHMECLWDLFRTIPSLEVDGSVLDEFYWLNKDDPNYSLNRVTHRQGEEFATNNEFGLSEQAQKEMVKVFLASREEMEGKRIDEVFGEDFLSSNFWLYWRTMFAFENWHSALELKLYLHRFVHHIGGLPDLSALKFTKYNQYESLVLPMYRWLVDQGVRFQFSTEVTDIDFSFDGDRKQATRIHWTNDGVPGGVDLGPDDLVLATIGSLTENSNDGTHHSAARLDEGPAPAWDLWRRIAAKHPSFGRPEVFASDIPKTKWESATVTTIGPEIPRYIEKIAKRDPFSGNVVTGGIVTAKDSSWLLSWTVNRQPHFKAQAPDEIVVWIYGLFVDVPGDFTGKTMQDSTGEEITQEWLYHLGVPVEEIPDLAANGAKTVPVMMPYVTSFFMPRTSGDRPDVVPEGAVNFAFIGQFAETTRDTIFTTEYSVRTGMEAAYQLLGIDRGVPEVFNSTYDLRFLLKATSRLRDGEEVELPGPKFVGNRIIKHLDHTQIGQLLTDFGLVPELDGTTSRPRTDDAIS; encoded by the coding sequence ATGTATTACAGCAGCGGAAATTACGAAGCCTTCGCTCGCCCCCGCAAGCCCGAGGGTGTCGAGAACAAGACCGCGTGGTTCGTCGGCGCAGGGCTCACCTCGATGGCATCGGCGGTGTTCATGATCCGAGACGGGCAACTCCCCGGAGAGAAGATCACCATCCTCGAGCGCCTCGACCTGCCCGGCGGCGCGCTGGACGGTATCAAGAAGCCAGAGAAAGGCTTCGTCATCCGCGGCGGACGCGAGATGGAGGACCACATGGAGTGCCTGTGGGATCTGTTCCGCACCATCCCGTCGCTCGAGGTCGACGGCTCCGTCCTCGACGAGTTCTACTGGCTCAACAAGGACGACCCGAACTACTCACTCAACCGGGTTACTCACCGGCAGGGCGAGGAGTTCGCCACCAACAACGAGTTTGGCCTGAGCGAGCAAGCTCAGAAGGAGATGGTCAAGGTCTTCCTCGCCTCGCGTGAGGAGATGGAAGGGAAGCGCATTGACGAGGTCTTCGGTGAAGATTTCCTGAGCAGCAACTTCTGGCTCTACTGGCGGACCATGTTCGCGTTCGAGAACTGGCACTCCGCCCTCGAGTTGAAGCTCTACCTGCACCGCTTCGTGCACCACATCGGCGGACTCCCCGACCTTTCGGCGCTGAAGTTCACGAAGTACAACCAGTACGAATCGCTCGTGCTCCCCATGTATCGGTGGCTCGTGGATCAAGGTGTGCGGTTCCAGTTCTCCACTGAAGTCACTGACATCGACTTCTCTTTCGACGGCGACCGCAAGCAGGCCACCCGGATCCACTGGACGAATGACGGCGTGCCTGGCGGCGTCGACCTCGGCCCCGACGACCTGGTGCTCGCCACGATCGGTTCGCTCACAGAGAACTCCAACGACGGAACGCACCACTCTGCCGCCCGGCTCGACGAAGGTCCCGCGCCGGCGTGGGACCTGTGGCGACGCATCGCGGCCAAGCACCCCTCGTTCGGCCGGCCCGAGGTGTTCGCCAGCGACATCCCGAAGACCAAATGGGAGTCAGCGACCGTCACCACCATCGGGCCTGAGATCCCGAGGTATATCGAGAAGATCGCCAAGCGCGACCCGTTCTCGGGCAACGTCGTCACCGGTGGCATCGTTACCGCGAAAGACTCGTCCTGGTTGCTCAGCTGGACAGTCAACCGCCAACCCCACTTCAAAGCGCAAGCACCCGATGAGATCGTCGTCTGGATCTACGGCCTGTTCGTGGACGTGCCCGGCGACTTCACCGGCAAGACAATGCAGGACTCGACGGGCGAAGAGATCACCCAAGAATGGCTCTATCACCTCGGCGTACCCGTCGAGGAAATCCCGGATCTCGCAGCAAACGGGGCGAAGACCGTGCCCGTCATGATGCCCTATGTCACCTCATTCTTCATGCCACGCACCAGCGGTGACCGCCCTGATGTGGTGCCTGAGGGCGCAGTGAACTTCGCGTTCATCGGCCAGTTCGCCGAAACCACGCGCGACACGATCTTCACCACCGAGTACTCGGTGCGTACTGGGATGGAGGCCGCATACCAGCTGCTGGGCATTGATCGCGGCGTGCCGGAGGTGTTCAATTCAACCTACGATCTCAGGTTCCTGCTCAAGGCCACCTCGCGCCTCCGCGACGGCGAGGAAGTGGAGCTGCCCGGCCCGAAATTCGTCGGCAACCGCATCATCAAACACCTCGACCACACTCAGATCGGACAACTCCTCACCGACTTCGGGCTCGTCCCAGAACTCGACGGCACGACGTCACGACCCCGTACCGACGACGCCATCTCCTGA
- a CDS encoding ABC-F family ATP-binding cassette domain-containing protein, whose translation MTHSTTLHSTHHKGAHLQARELTVLRGERRVLDRFDLRVSPGERAGLIGANGAGKSTLLSALAGELELADGDVTAPAELGFLRQEMELPGDTTIDAVVAAAVAPIRQLEAQLETAGVALAGGDPAAADGYSRLLDAAEQLGLWELDARIETVLAGLQLGGLDRGRPISELSGGQRHRLSVAALLLEQPTALLLDEPTNHLDAEALAFLATQLRAWRGPVLFASHDRSFLDEVATVIIDLDPTPAEEGIRHGMVRGRRFGGNLTQYLATRRRDVVRWTREYEDEQAERARLAHVIDVDAREIFHTDQPRGDSRINAKFESDRAAKTVGGRLRQARARLDALDRTPVPVPPRPLSFAGFARGSVTGEGMLAQLTEAGVRGRLAPISLEIEAGSRLLVTGPNGAGKSTLLGVLAGTVPTSSGEAQHGRSIRMLRQDDEWSDLSVTAAEAYRRSLRHPGRAPSLEELGLLDAAASERPLGKLSYGQRRRVALAPLVAEPPALLLLDEPTNHLAIELVSQLEAALEDYPGAVVIASHDRWLRERWQHGRLELAPATAS comes from the coding sequence TTGACCCACTCAACGACTCTTCATTCGACGCACCACAAGGGCGCCCACCTGCAGGCGCGCGAGCTCACGGTGCTCCGTGGCGAGCGGCGCGTGCTCGACCGTTTCGATCTTCGCGTTAGCCCCGGCGAGCGGGCGGGCCTCATCGGCGCGAACGGCGCCGGCAAGTCGACGCTGCTCTCAGCGCTCGCGGGCGAACTCGAGCTGGCCGACGGTGACGTGACGGCCCCAGCCGAGCTCGGCTTCCTGCGGCAGGAGATGGAGCTGCCCGGCGATACGACGATCGACGCGGTCGTCGCGGCGGCCGTCGCGCCCATCCGCCAGCTCGAGGCACAGCTCGAGACCGCGGGCGTGGCGCTCGCCGGGGGCGATCCGGCCGCGGCCGACGGGTACTCGCGGCTGTTGGATGCGGCCGAGCAGCTCGGCCTCTGGGAGCTCGACGCGCGCATCGAGACAGTGCTTGCCGGCCTCCAGCTCGGCGGGCTCGATCGCGGCCGCCCCATTTCGGAGCTCTCGGGCGGGCAGCGGCACCGGCTCTCGGTCGCGGCCCTGCTGCTCGAGCAACCGACGGCGCTGCTGCTCGACGAGCCGACGAACCACCTCGACGCGGAGGCGCTCGCGTTTCTCGCGACGCAGCTGCGCGCGTGGCGCGGGCCGGTGTTGTTCGCCTCGCACGACCGCAGCTTTCTCGACGAGGTCGCGACCGTGATCATCGACCTCGACCCGACGCCGGCCGAGGAGGGGATCCGCCACGGCATGGTGCGCGGGCGCCGCTTCGGTGGCAACCTCACCCAATATCTCGCGACCCGACGCCGCGACGTCGTGCGGTGGACGCGCGAGTACGAGGACGAGCAGGCCGAGCGCGCCCGGCTTGCGCACGTCATCGACGTCGACGCGCGCGAGATCTTCCACACCGACCAGCCGCGCGGCGATTCACGCATCAACGCGAAGTTCGAGTCGGATCGCGCGGCGAAGACCGTCGGTGGCCGGCTTCGCCAGGCGCGGGCGCGCCTCGACGCGCTCGATCGCACGCCGGTGCCGGTGCCGCCGCGGCCGCTGAGCTTTGCGGGCTTCGCACGCGGTAGCGTCACGGGCGAGGGGATGCTCGCGCAGCTCACCGAGGCGGGCGTGCGAGGTCGCCTCGCGCCGATCTCGCTCGAGATCGAGGCAGGCAGCCGCCTGCTCGTCACCGGGCCGAACGGGGCGGGCAAGTCAACGCTGCTCGGCGTGCTCGCGGGCACGGTGCCGACGAGCTCGGGTGAGGCCCAGCATGGCCGGAGCATCCGCATGCTGCGCCAGGACGACGAGTGGTCCGACCTCTCGGTCACGGCCGCGGAGGCGTACAGGCGCTCGCTGCGGCACCCCGGGCGCGCCCCCTCGCTCGAGGAACTCGGGCTGCTGGATGCGGCGGCGTCGGAGCGCCCGCTCGGCAAGCTCTCGTATGGGCAGCGCCGACGCGTCGCCCTCGCGCCGCTCGTGGCGGAGCCGCCCGCGCTGCTGCTGCTCGACGAGCCGACGAACCACCTCGCGATCGAGCTTGTGTCGCAGCTCGAGGCCGCGCTCGAGGACTACCCGGGCGCGGTGGTGATCGCCTCGCACGACCGCTGGCTGCGCGAGCGGTGGCAGCACGGTCGGCTCGAGCTCGCGCCGGCGACGGCCTCGTGA